A stretch of the uncultured Desulfobacter sp. genome encodes the following:
- a CDS encoding C25 family cysteine peptidase, with amino-acid sequence MKILSHILLIVMFSAGIVSASPKVGKIASRDYDPSRLSGRTRNVNLIVQCDISSLEKDIVRKGGYDFYMIDGFDQSAVEPGAPVLPSRFIRVLIPEGYEFYKIKEILHLQQACKWVSKVFPKQKESRIGNSQKESFVPLKIKTTGRRESIEYVHTAKIRNHRMAVFRFSPVQFEPSSTGAEESGTFTITTSLQLSVILRPETTAELPTSFKTARSETLIDSYIADAVVNPEDLEPTIISASAQATSIDSTACDYLIITAQALEDEFQVLADHRAAMGLTVDIVTVEDIYANYDGSSQQVKIKKCILDYAENKGTLWVLLGGDDTIVPDHDCYGSVNGGGTTDLTIPTDLYYAGLDDMNWNDDGDAIPCEIVAKGDSIDLYPDLFVGRAPVRSGTDAQVFASKTIAYETAVYDPYFHEAALFMGVKMWASDLDRSDADWKSEELWARVHEDRSFVLPANKYRFYDTGTDFSGGADYNVTKDNISDEINFGYGVIWVATHGNNNVFSVESGENFSSSTAGALVNQDYQGIVYTMACSTNWFDSQINSTDGYKSTIDPGLSEAFIRNSDGGAVAYIGSSRYSWGYSYLDSENLFYGPSFKYAEEFFKMLYYDEDLLSITGTSADPTVFGKRIGAVFASHKMAKAPDSLFYGSTRWLQFSLNLMGDPFTRVMVKLPQDSDLDRDIDGEDLAAFVSRSSTTVPDLWELAQRFGSSFSQ; translated from the coding sequence ATGAAAATTTTATCGCATATCTTATTGATAGTCATGTTTTCTGCGGGAATTGTTTCAGCTTCACCTAAAGTTGGAAAGATTGCTTCACGGGACTATGATCCCTCCAGACTGTCCGGCAGGACAAGGAATGTGAACTTAATAGTTCAATGTGATATTTCATCCTTGGAAAAGGACATCGTCCGGAAAGGCGGATATGATTTTTACATGATTGACGGGTTTGACCAGAGTGCGGTTGAACCTGGTGCTCCGGTGCTGCCTTCACGCTTCATTCGCGTTCTCATTCCGGAAGGGTATGAATTTTATAAAATTAAGGAAATTTTGCATCTGCAACAGGCCTGTAAATGGGTATCAAAGGTTTTCCCAAAACAAAAAGAGAGCCGCATCGGCAATTCCCAAAAAGAATCATTTGTTCCCCTTAAAATCAAGACAACGGGGCGGCGGGAATCCATCGAATATGTTCATACGGCAAAGATCAGAAATCATCGGATGGCGGTATTCAGGTTCAGTCCGGTCCAGTTTGAGCCCTCGAGCACGGGAGCAGAGGAAAGCGGAACCTTCACCATAACCACATCCCTTCAATTATCTGTGATTCTAAGACCGGAAACGACCGCAGAGCTTCCAACGTCTTTCAAAACGGCAAGGTCTGAAACCCTTATTGACAGTTACATCGCCGATGCCGTTGTTAACCCCGAAGATCTGGAACCAACGATAATCTCTGCGTCTGCACAAGCTACATCCATTGACTCCACGGCCTGTGATTATCTGATTATCACGGCCCAGGCGCTTGAAGATGAATTCCAGGTTTTGGCCGATCATAGGGCGGCAATGGGGCTGACCGTGGATATTGTGACAGTGGAAGATATCTACGCAAACTATGATGGATCCAGCCAACAGGTAAAAATTAAAAAGTGCATTCTGGATTATGCAGAAAATAAGGGCACCTTGTGGGTCCTTTTGGGCGGGGATGATACCATTGTTCCGGATCATGACTGCTATGGATCTGTAAACGGCGGGGGTACAACCGATCTGACAATCCCCACGGATCTTTATTATGCAGGCCTGGATGACATGAATTGGAATGATGACGGGGATGCCATTCCCTGTGAAATTGTAGCTAAGGGCGACAGCATAGATCTCTATCCTGATCTGTTTGTGGGTAGGGCACCGGTCAGATCCGGGACTGATGCCCAAGTGTTTGCATCTAAAACCATAGCATATGAAACAGCTGTTTATGATCCTTATTTCCATGAGGCCGCCCTGTTCATGGGCGTTAAGATGTGGGCATCCGATTTAGACAGGAGTGACGCCGACTGGAAGAGTGAAGAACTCTGGGCCCGTGTCCATGAAGACCGATCGTTTGTATTGCCGGCAAACAAGTACCGGTTTTATGATACGGGCACGGACTTTTCCGGCGGCGCTGATTATAATGTAACCAAAGACAATATATCGGATGAGATCAACTTCGGCTACGGCGTCATCTGGGTGGCCACCCATGGCAACAATAATGTTTTCAGCGTAGAAAGCGGTGAAAATTTTTCTTCAAGTACAGCCGGGGCTCTTGTCAACCAGGATTACCAAGGTATCGTTTATACCATGGCCTGCAGTACCAACTGGTTTGATTCGCAAATCAATTCAACAGACGGTTATAAGTCAACCATTGACCCTGGCCTTTCAGAAGCCTTTATCAGGAATTCTGACGGTGGCGCTGTGGCCTACATCGGCTCTTCGCGGTATAGCTGGGGTTACAGTTACTTGGACTCGGAAAATCTTTTTTATGGCCCCTCCTTTAAGTATGCCGAAGAATTTTTTAAAATGTTGTATTACGATGAGGATCTTTTAAGCATTACCGGCACCAGTGCAGATCCGACTGTGTTCGGCAAACGCATCGGTGCCGTATTTGCCTCCCACAAAATGGCAAAGGCTCCGGACTCACTGTTTTACGGTTCCACTCGATGGCTGCAGTTTTCATTGAATCTCATGGGCGATCCCTTCACAAGGGTCATGGTTAAGCTACCCCAGGATTCTGATCTGGACAGGGATATCGACGGGGAAGACCTGGCTGCATTTGTCAGCAGGTCGTCAACCACCGTCCCTGATTTATGGGAACTTGCCCAGCGTTTTGGGTCCAGTTTCTCACAATAG
- a CDS encoding NUDIX hydrolase: MSIKFCTQCGHAMTRQVPQDDDHVRAVCESCGHVHYENPKMVVGTIPVFQDRILMCKRNIEPRKGCWTLPAGYLENEESVQQGAVRETLEETRVKVRILAPYRMFNILFVDQIYLMFIAELLSQDFGPTTESTDVRLFSKSDIPWDEIAFDVIRETLDDYFRDRGNAGNHAFAPENFGFKIKDLEFSPASGGVIADPSF; this comes from the coding sequence ATGTCAATAAAATTTTGCACCCAGTGCGGCCACGCCATGACCCGACAGGTCCCCCAGGACGATGACCATGTAAGGGCAGTGTGCGAGTCATGCGGCCATGTTCATTATGAAAATCCCAAAATGGTTGTGGGTACGATTCCGGTTTTCCAGGACAGAATTTTGATGTGTAAACGAAATATTGAGCCCCGGAAAGGATGCTGGACCCTTCCTGCCGGGTATCTCGAAAATGAGGAATCCGTCCAGCAGGGTGCTGTCCGTGAGACCTTGGAGGAGACCCGTGTCAAGGTTCGAATTTTAGCCCCCTACAGGATGTTCAATATCCTTTTTGTGGATCAGATTTACCTGATGTTTATTGCTGAACTATTATCCCAGGATTTTGGCCCCACCACCGAAAGCACGGATGTCCGATTGTTTTCAAAATCAGATATTCCATGGGATGAAATTGCCTTTGATGTTATCCGTGAGACCCTGGATGATTATTTTAGGGACCGTGGAAATGCAGGCAATCATGCATTTGCGCCTGAAAATTTTGGATTTAAGATCAAGGATCTTGAGTTTTCACCGGCTAGTGGGGGCGTGATAGCCGATCCCTCCTTTTAA
- a CDS encoding glyceraldehyde 3-phosphate dehydrogenase NAD-binding domain-containing protein, whose amino-acid sequence MKEDRKIGINGFGRVGKLLSWQLIATSRYSTIVVNTCTPRVTMGQLANYIEKDSTYGWLNHYLYGNKHLKQLSIKIDEDEHKIVVDGVALEFITDVNRPQSIPWQEYKVDIVVDATGQFLDPLAAGESPAGSLRGHLRAGAHKVIVTSPFKLNTGATYPDDCITAIKGINDADINHEKHSLISIASCTTTCLAHMVKPLLENLGSKPILSFSMVTVHALTAAQPALDRIPQADAGRCEKNAAAERFYRSGLNNIILTSTGAAKSLRLVLPEIEGIGFIAQSVRVPIDTGSLIIMTVNIQDDSTNRKVINDIYRDAARRMAYLVYSDKPHVSGDIKGIQAAAMIEGCETHTRTAEAKMKNVDEQGHFMTPITQATIHGWYDNELGNYVYMLCEQLDNIFENQS is encoded by the coding sequence ATGAAAGAAGATCGCAAAATAGGAATTAACGGATTTGGCCGGGTTGGTAAACTGCTTTCCTGGCAGTTGATCGCCACAAGCCGGTATTCCACCATTGTTGTGAACACCTGTACGCCAAGGGTCACCATGGGGCAGTTGGCCAATTATATTGAAAAAGATTCAACCTATGGATGGCTCAATCATTACCTTTATGGAAATAAGCATTTAAAACAGCTCAGCATCAAAATTGATGAGGATGAACACAAAATCGTTGTAGACGGGGTTGCCCTGGAATTCATCACCGATGTGAATCGGCCCCAGAGTATTCCCTGGCAGGAATATAAGGTCGACATCGTGGTGGATGCAACGGGTCAGTTTCTCGATCCCCTGGCAGCCGGAGAATCCCCGGCCGGGTCCTTGAGAGGGCACCTGAGAGCCGGCGCACATAAGGTAATTGTCACCTCTCCGTTTAAGCTTAACACCGGAGCGACATATCCTGATGATTGTATCACGGCCATCAAGGGAATCAATGATGCTGACATCAATCATGAAAAACACAGCCTCATCTCCATTGCATCATGTACAACAACCTGTCTTGCCCATATGGTCAAGCCTTTGTTGGAAAATCTGGGCAGCAAGCCGATTTTAAGCTTTTCCATGGTTACGGTTCACGCCCTGACAGCAGCCCAACCGGCTCTGGATCGTATTCCCCAGGCCGATGCCGGAAGGTGTGAAAAAAATGCTGCTGCCGAACGCTTCTACAGAAGCGGTTTGAACAATATCATTCTCACATCCACGGGGGCGGCAAAATCCTTGAGACTGGTTCTGCCGGAGATCGAGGGTATCGGTTTTATAGCACAATCGGTCCGGGTTCCCATTGATACGGGCTCTTTGATCATTATGACGGTAAATATTCAGGATGACAGCACAAACCGAAAGGTTATAAATGATATCTATAGGGATGCCGCCCGAAGGATGGCATACCTGGTCTATTCGGATAAACCTCACGTATCCGGCGACATAAAAGGCATCCAGGCTGCAGCCATGATCGAAGGATGTGAAACCCATACCCGAACCGCCGAGGCGAAAATGAAAAATGTCGACGAACAGGGGCATTTCATGACACCCATTACCCAGGCAACCATCCACGGATGGTACGACAATGAACTGGGCAATTACGTGTATATGTTGTGCGAACAGCTGGATAACATATTTGAAAATCAATCTTAA
- a CDS encoding helix-turn-helix transcriptional regulator translates to MQTIGQRLRIIRERRKLLQKDFADLFGFSLSKYQRIEKGKVAPDVNILLKILEEYPDEDLSWLLTGDGNYNRKTSPPSGVDGQLFAQVIQAVESQLSKYNIVLDQVPKAEMTSLLYEHSALLKRVGEKGVDEKLVERYIGLMVYPRNFSTDDH, encoded by the coding sequence ATGCAAACAATCGGACAACGCCTTCGAATCATCAGAGAGAGAAGAAAGCTGTTACAAAAAGACTTTGCTGACCTTTTCGGTTTCAGCCTGAGTAAATATCAGCGGATTGAAAAGGGGAAAGTCGCCCCTGATGTAAATATCCTGCTTAAAATACTGGAAGAGTATCCAGATGAAGATCTGTCATGGCTACTGACCGGTGATGGCAATTACAATCGTAAAACATCACCGCCCAGCGGTGTGGACGGTCAGTTATTCGCCCAGGTGATCCAAGCCGTTGAGTCCCAGCTTTCAAAATACAATATCGTGCTTGATCAGGTTCCCAAAGCGGAGATGACCTCCCTGTTGTATGAGCATTCGGCGTTACTCAAACGTGTGGGAGAAAAAGGCGTTGATGAAAAACTGGTTGAAAGATATATAGGGCTGATGGTTTATCCGCGGAATTTTTCCACCGATGACCATTAG
- a CDS encoding S8 family serine peptidase, producing the protein MKKIVWIIVFFFIVLPVISVCQAASLTIINDRLCVTAENTPLQDLLKQAAMAGIKIRIDPGINPLISKKFTDKEIQDGFDEILSGLNHSYIWTKNLNGDPRLSEIVVFRPGKTESVQTLRASKNLDIAQDPKTGAYYVKNRILLTFNRQVSTRKVNKLIEDLNARITSVNTYLGIYALILQDDADLNEILARLKQEGIAGTAEPDYAYRTGGTPRVTGLSESAGAQAQSDMGAASSSFAVAVLDTGLMETYASQGYIQGSFDALDPEGSISDNLGHGTQMALIASGQISPVGVNPDEFSNPVLSVRAFDDNGFTSNSTLMASIEYALENDAKVLSLSWGSETDSAFLETAVNYAASKGLVVVAAAGNSPTGDPVYPAAYKSVIAVSALGPDGKTWEMSNYGDFVDLAAPGFASLPVGYNGDPGTYAGTSISTAYLAGKIADYLRKHPGTKTIDAAELMNSD; encoded by the coding sequence ATGAAAAAAATAGTGTGGATCATTGTTTTCTTTTTTATTGTTCTGCCTGTCATCAGTGTCTGTCAGGCTGCTTCTTTAACCATTATTAACGATCGGCTCTGTGTGACCGCTGAGAATACGCCCCTTCAGGATCTACTCAAACAGGCGGCAATGGCCGGAATTAAAATCAGGATAGATCCTGGGATTAATCCTTTGATCTCAAAAAAATTCACTGACAAAGAGATCCAGGATGGCTTCGATGAGATCCTGTCAGGGCTTAACCACTCTTATATATGGACCAAAAACCTAAATGGCGATCCCAGGCTGTCTGAAATTGTTGTGTTCCGTCCCGGGAAAACAGAATCAGTGCAAACCCTCCGGGCGTCAAAAAATCTGGACATCGCCCAGGATCCCAAAACAGGGGCCTATTATGTCAAAAATAGAATTTTACTGACCTTTAACCGGCAGGTTTCCACCCGCAAAGTCAATAAACTTATTGAAGACTTAAATGCCAGAATCACAAGTGTCAACACGTACCTTGGGATCTACGCCCTGATCTTACAGGACGATGCTGATCTCAATGAGATCCTGGCAAGACTTAAACAGGAAGGTATTGCAGGGACGGCAGAGCCGGATTATGCTTATCGGACTGGGGGCACACCAAGGGTCACGGGGTTAAGTGAATCCGCCGGCGCACAGGCACAATCTGACATGGGAGCTGCGTCCTCTTCATTTGCCGTAGCCGTTCTGGATACCGGTCTTATGGAAACATATGCATCACAAGGTTATATCCAGGGAAGCTTTGATGCCCTGGATCCGGAAGGTTCAATTTCAGACAATCTTGGGCATGGCACCCAGATGGCGTTGATCGCATCGGGCCAGATCAGCCCTGTGGGGGTGAATCCAGACGAGTTTTCCAATCCGGTTTTATCGGTTCGGGCCTTTGATGATAATGGATTTACCTCAAATTCCACGCTCATGGCAAGTATTGAATATGCATTGGAAAATGATGCAAAAGTGTTAAGTCTGAGCTGGGGATCCGAAACAGACTCGGCTTTTTTGGAAACAGCCGTTAATTACGCTGCATCAAAGGGGCTGGTGGTGGTGGCTGCGGCCGGCAATTCACCCACCGGAGACCCTGTGTATCCTGCGGCCTATAAATCCGTGATCGCAGTTTCTGCGCTGGGGCCTGACGGTAAAACCTGGGAAATGTCCAACTACGGTGATTTCGTGGATTTAGCCGCCCCCGGCTTTGCATCACTTCCCGTTGGATACAACGGCGATCCGGGAACCTATGCCGGTACATCGATCTCCACAGCCTACCTTGCCGGTAAAATAGCCGACTACTTAAGAAAACACCCGGGAACCAAAACCATTGACGCAGCAGAGTTGATGAATTCGGATTAG